DNA sequence from the Gammaproteobacteria bacterium genome:
TCGAGTCGCTGCACTCTCCGCTCTCGGACATCGAGGCGGCCTGGGCGCGGGAGATCGAAGACCGCGTCGCCGCTTTTGACCGTGGTGAAATGAAGAGTTACGCGGCTGAGGATGTGTTTGCGGAAGCGCGGCGCACATCGCGGTGAAACACGCCAGGTTTGTTGCCGCCGCCCGGCGTGAGTTCCTGGCACAGGTAATCTACTACAACGAAGAAGAATCCGGACTTGGTGCCCGCTTTACGGCTGCGGTCGAAGAGGCTGTTATCCGGGCCCTTGCCTTCCCGCTCGCCGGGTCACCTGCGACCCGGAGCACGCGGCGAGTCTTTGTCAAAGACTTCCCCTTTGCGGTCGTATATCGACCCCATGCCGACGGCATTACGGTGTTCGCGCTCGCGCATCACTCGCGCCAGCCGGGTTACTGGAAATTACGTGTTCAGGAGCGCTAGACAGTTGGCAGACAGGACGGGTGGTATTGTCACACAAGGAAAATCATGGCGCTGTTCCTGAGTCTGTGGATCAAGCTGTTCTTCGTGCTGACGCCGTTCTTCGGACTCACGATGTTCCTCAGCATGACGGAAGGGTATGACGAGCACCGTCGGCGCAAACTCGCCCTGGCGGTGTCCGCGGCGGTGGCGATGCTGTGCCTGATCCTGTTTTTCGCCGGCCGGCAGATCTTTTCGCTGTTCGGCATCACGCTGGATTCTTTCCGCATCGGTGCCGGCGTGCTGCTGATGCTGTCGGGTATCGCGCTGGTGCAGGGCAGGGCGGGCGCGGCCGATGCCGCCCGCGAGGGCGATGTCGCGGTGGTGCCGCTGGCGATGCCGATCATCGTCGGTCCGGCCACCACGGGCACGCTGCTCGTCATGGGGGCCGAGCTGAACACGGTGGCGGCCAAGGCCGTCGGCAGCCTGGCGCTGTTCGCCGCCGTGCTGTGCATGGCGGCGGTACTGCTCGCGGGTTCGTTTTTTCAGCGCCTGATGGGCGTCAGGGGTATCGCGGTCCTCAGCAAGCTGACCGGACTGATCCTGGCGGCACTGGCCGCGCAGATGATCATGACGGGGATCCAGGGATTCATCGGCGTTCAGCCGTGACATCACCTCGAATCAAGCATCCAGGATAAAACGGCTTTATTGCCCCGTCGACTCGGGCAGCGAAAAATCCAGCGCCGCGACGATCCGGTTCAGGCGCCCCTGCTCGCCGCCGCCCAGCATCAGCTCCGCGTTGGCGGCGCCCGCGTTGCGGATCGAGAGTTCGATTTTCTCGATGAACAGCCGGCTGCACTCCGCGACCTTATCCTTGAGCAGTGCCAGCAGTAACGGGATATCCTCCGGCTTCTTCACCCACGCCTCGATGAAAAGGCCCTCCTTGACCTTGATCTTTGCGTTGGAGGCGTGTTTTCCCAGCAGGACATTGAAGATGGAGCACCAGTCCCCGGGGGCCTGGTGCGATAACCTGAAAAAGAGATCGATATAGGGTTCCTTCCTGATCCTTGGCGGCCGTTTGTCATCGATGCCGACGATCTGAATGTCACTGATACCCTCCATTGCCTTGCCTCCATCGTGCGCCTGTGTGAATCAGGCCATCATCGTGCCGGATCGGCACCCATGCCATCGGGAAAACAACGAACAGTCGTGGAGAGGGGCGGGGTAGAGCCGGAGTGTCCATCGCCCCCATGTTAGCGGCCGCTGCGATGGGTTCAGCAGCGCTGTTTGCCGATATTCCGGGCCCGCCCAAAAGGCTCTTGCAGATGATAAGCATTGTTGCGTGGATCCCAAATCGGAGAATCCGGACAGGGGAATGTGCTTTCGCTATAATCCGACGAGCCTTGGCCGGAACATTCAAGGCGTCAGTACCCGTTTTTCTTCTGCGTTGATCAATCAAATCGAACCCGGGATCCAGATGAGCACCTTGCCCAAATGTCCGCAATGCAGTTCCGAATACACCTATGAAGACGCGGGCATGTATATCTGCCCCGAATGCGCCCATGAATGGTCGCCGCAGGCCGCGGCGGAGGCGGTGGATGAGAAGCGCGTCGTGCGCGATGCCTACGGCAACGAACTGAAGGACGGCGACTCGGTGACGGTGATCAAGGACCTGAAGGTGAAGGGATCCTCCGCCGTGGTCAAGGTCGGCACCAAGGTGAAGAACATCCGCCTCGTCGACGGCGACCACGACATCGACTGCCGCATCGACGGCGTCGGCGCGATGGGCCTGAAGTCGGAGTTCGTGAAGAAGGCCTAGGCTCCATTTATGTGTTAGGGGACAGATTTTAAATCTGTCCCCTTGTAGTCGTGTCCCCCTGTGGTCACGAATGATCTGGAGCGGAATTCAAGCGCGTAGGCATTGTGGGCAAGCGTTTGTTCGTGTTCCTGTCGGTCATGCTCCCGGTGGGGTGCTCTGCCCAGGCCGCTGAACAGGCATCCGGGCAAAGGCTCGATGAGGTCGCCGAACGCGGCGCAGCCGTGGCAGATCGACATCGCATATAGGGAACTGCCCGATGGCGCAGGCTCGACTACCCGGCCCGCGATGCGAAGCCGGTCGCCGCCATACACAAATCGCCGCTAACTGTTGTACCCGCGAGCCTGTGTTATCTGTGAAAAAAAAGCCCCTGCCACCGGGCGGTGACAGGGGCTCTGTTGCGGATGGACCCGCCGCCTACTTGAACTTCGCCAGCTTGTCGCGCCAGCCCGGGAAGAGCATGTCGGCGTCTTTCGGGAACGAGTAGAAGGCGCGCGCGAATTCGCGGTGCTCCTTGGCGTACTCGACCGGGTTGGCGCCGGCCTTCCAGCACTCATAGGACTGCCGCAGCGAGATGGCGCCGGCGGCCGGGCTGTCGATGTGGCCGTAGGAGCCGCCGCCGGCGGTGTTGACCAGGTTGCCGTGGCCGAGGTTCTGGAAGAAGCCCGGCAGGCGCAGCGCGTTCATGCCGCCGGAGATGATCGGCGTCGTGGGTTTCATTCCGTACCACTTCTGCAGGTACACCGGGCCGCGGCTCTCGTCGCGCTCGATCATGTAGGCAATGATCTTGTCGTCGCCTTCGCCTTCCATCTTGCCGTAGCCCATGGTGCCGACGTGGATGCCGGAGGCGCCCTGCAGACGGCTCATCTTTGCCAGTACGAACGCGGTGTAGCCGCGCTTGGACGAGGGCGAGGTGACGGCGCCGTGGCCGGCGCGGTGGTAGTGCAGGTACTGGTCGGGGTACTGGCGACGCGCTGTCGTCACCATGCCGGGGCCGCCGACATAGCCGTCCACCAGGAAGGCCAGCTTGTCCGCGTCGGAGCCGAAGGTCTCCAGCGCGAAGTCGGCGCGGGCGCACATCTCGTAGTGGTCGTCGGCCGTGATGTTGAGGGAGAACAGCTTGGCCTCGCCGGTCTTGTCCTGCGCACGCTTCAGCGAATCGTAGACCAGCGGCAGCGTCTTCTTCAGAGGAGAGAACACCTGGTTGCCCTGCGGCTCGTCGTTCTTGATGAAGTCGCCGCCGAGCCAGAACTCGTACGCAGCCTTCGCGAAGGGCTCGGGACGCAGGCCCAGCTTGGGCTTGATGATGGTGCCGGAGATGTAACCGCCGTCCTTGATCGGGCGGCCGAGGATGCGCCACAGGTCGGAGATGTCCTTGGACGGGCCGTCGAACAGCTGGATCGCGCGCGGCGGCACGTGGAAGTCGATCATTCTGCCGTATTCGATGTCGCCCATGCCCTGGTTGTTGCCGATGGTCAGGGTCAGGAAGGACACCATCATCATGCGGCCGTCGGTGACGTTGCGGTCGAACAGGTCCAGCGGATAGGCGATGCGCATGTCCTCGTTCTGCTCGTCGATGTAGTAGACGAGCGCGTCGACGCCCTTGGTGAAATCGTCGGTCGTGCTGACTTCCACGTTGGTGCCGGTGGACGATTCGGCGGCGAAATGCGCGGCGGCCTCCAGATAGCCATGGCCGGCCTTCGGCTTCATCTTGTAGGCGACCAGGATATGATTACCCTCGTTGATCAGGTCTTGTTCTTTGAGGGCAAGGTTTGCGTAACGTTTGGACTGGATCCATCTGATTCTCCCAATGACGATAAATGACCGACAAAATGTGCGATTATAGGCGATCGGGAAAATCCAAGGAAGTCTGTATGGTTATTTATACTTACTCCAGGTCCGGATATGGCAACTGGGGTATGCGCTAGCTGATTGATTTACAACGTACTCTTCATGCAGTTCGCCCCGAGCATAGGGGATGAATGAGCCGGATTGCGGGTACGTTAGCGCCGGACAGGGCGTGAGATGCCGACCGTGCGTACACGCTGATTCAAATCGTAAGGAGCAGTGTGAGCAGTCTGCCTGAATGCCCGCAGTGCAATTCCGGATACTCCTAATTAAGACTCGGGCAAATACATCTGCCCAGAATGTGCCCATGAATGTGGCCGCGGGGGGCGGTGAATGACAAGGGCGTGCGCGTGCCGCGGCAACAGCTGAAGGACGGCGACTCGGTGACAGTGATCAAGGTCCTGAAGGTGAAGGGCACGTCCACCGTGGACAAGGTCGGCACCAGGGAGAAGAACATCCGCCTCGTCGACGGCGATCACGACATCGACTGCCGCATCGACGGCATCGGCGGTATGGGCCTGATGTCGGAGTTCGTGAAGAAGGCCTGGCCGTAATATATTTGGGGTCAGAGTAAAAACCCCTTCCGGAGCTGCGTGGCTGAAGCCAGGCGCCGGGCTGGTGGGTGGCGAAGGTTTTTACTCTGACCCCAAATATGATTGGTAGATACCCTGTGAGGCAGCCATGAAACTCGGCGTCATCATCGAGACGAACGAACCCGAAACGGCCTGGAACGGCGTGCGCTTCTGCAACGCAGCGCTGAAGAAGGGTCATTCCGTGAAGCTGTTCCTGATGAGCGCAGGCGTCGAGATCGAGAATATCCGGGGCGGCAAGTACGACATTGTGCTCCAGCTCGAGGAGTTCTCCGTCAACGGCGGCAAAGTGCTCGCCTGCGGCACCTGCATGAAATCGCGCAACCAGTCCGAATCGGATGTCTGCCCGACCTCGACCATGAACGACTGCGTGGAAATGGCGGAGTGGGCGGACAAGGTAGTGACGTTCTGAGCTGCCCCGGGCATGGCCTGAGACATGTCCCCGTGATGCTCACTGTTCAGCCTCCGGATAAGCCATGACGTTTCCATGGATTCTGTTCCGCAGCGCGATGTTGCGCCGCCCGGCGCGCGGTATGGCAGGTTTTCCGGGCGGTCGATGATGCCTGTATAATCTGCCTCCGGTTCCTGTTATCACACGAGAGGCCGCATGATCGAGCTGTTGTCCGACCCGAATGCCTGGATCGCCTTTATTACGCTGACCGCCCTCGAGCTCGTGCTCGGGATCGACAACATCATCTTCATCTCGATCCTGGTCGACAAGCTGCCGGAGGCGCAGCGCGCGCTGGCACGCCGTCTCGGGCTGTTCTTCGCGATGTTCACGCGCATCGGCCTGCTGTTCCTGCTGGCGTGGATCGTCGGCCTGACGGCCCCGCTGTTCACCGCGCTTGAGGAGGAGATCTCCGGGCGCGACCTCATCCTGATCACCGGCGGCCTCTTCCTGCTGTGGAAGAGCACGATGGAGATCCACCAGTTGCTGGAGGGCGAGCCGGGCCATTCTTCCTCGGCGGTGCGCGCCACGTTCACGTCCGTCATCGTACAGATCGCGATCATCGACATCGTGTTCTCGCTCGATTCCATCATCACCGCCGTGGGCATGGTCGATCACGTCGAGATCATGGTCGCGGCGGTGGTTGCCTCGGTCGCCCTGATGATGTTCTTTGCCGGCCCCATCAGCCGCGTCGTCTCAGCGCATCCGACCATCAAGGTGCTGGCGCTCGCCTTCCTGTTCGTCATCGGCGTAGTGCTGGTTGCCGACGGTTTCGACCACCACATCCCGAAGGGCTACGTCTACTTCGCCATGGCCTTCGCGGTCGCGGTCGAGATCATCAACCTGCGCATGCGCAAGCGCGCCGCCAGGCCGGTCGAACTGCGCGAACCCTACACGCGGGACGGTGAATGAGGCGGGCGTGAGACATCCGCCGCCGGGAATGCGTCCGACATCGAGATAAGCACGGATGATGCGCCTGCTGCCGTTGATTCTGGCGCTGGTCTTTCCGGCGGCGGCCGTTCCGGCCCCCGTCTGTCATATCCACCCTCCGGCATCGGAGAGTGATGCCGCTCCGCCGGCCATCGTCGGACCGTACGGCTCGATCAATGCGTGCGAACAGGCAAACGCCCTGCTCTACTCAGGACAGGGCCGCTGCCATTGCGCATTCGACGGCGCGGGCTGGCAGGACCGGCCGATGCTGCCGGAACTGCCGCAGGACCCGGCGCAGGCCCCGTTTTTTGACCGGAATAATTGAGATCGGAAGGCGAGTACGGCCCGGTCAAGTTGCTGTGGCGTGGCGTGTCTCCGGTGGAGCCGGGCCAGGCAGCCGGAACAGGAATGGCAGTTGCTGCGGGCCTTCATCGGTTATTTCGACCGGCACACCGGCGAGCAGATCCAGACCGTCACCATCACAGAACTCTTATGCCGCCGTCACCCGGGGACCAGGCCGAGGTGCCCTGCGACATTATGTCGCAGGCGTACACAGACCCGGGCCGAATATACTGGCCGTGACTGTCGAGACCGGGGCCAGGCACCGTCCCCGCGTCCCGGACTTCGCTGCAATGACTCAACAAGGAAGGAGATATTCATGAAACTGATTTCCCGATGGGCGCTGCTGCTCGCCCTGCTGGCCGCGGCAGCCGTTTCCCCTGTCATGGCGGGAGACACGGACCCGCTGTTCATCAATCTGACGACCGATGACCCGCACCGTGCCGAGATGGCCATCTCTTTCGGCAAGAATCAGTTCGAGCGCGGCCATCCCCTGACGATCTTCCTGAATGACAAGGGCGTGCATATCGGATCCAGGGCCGACGCCGCCAAGTTCGCCAGCCATCAGAAGGTGCTGGGAGAGCTGATCGGCAAGGGCACCGTGGTGCTGATCTGTCCCATGTGCATGAAGCATTACGGCGTGGATGAGGGCGATCTGCTGCCGGGATTGAAGGTCAGCAATCCCGAGCTCAGCGGCGCCGCGCTGTTCGAGGACGACGCCCGGACACTCACCTGGTAGAGGGTGCCGGGGTCATTCCCCGGCGTGTACCGCGGGACCGGATAGTTGACCGGAGGCCTCGGTTTTTTCTGCATCACTGCCTGTCACCCGAATCGTTTTAACACCCGCCTGCGCCAGGCTCCCTGGCCTTGCCATGAGGTGGATACCTCCGGGTCCGCTGGACTATGCTTTATATGCGCCCGTCCGCGAGCGGCTTTTGTGGCGCAACTACCTGTCCAGTGGAGATCCGAGCATGAAAACAACAAAGCGATTCCGGGTGGTGTTGGCAGTGCTGGTTATCGGAGCGGTATTCCTCGGCATGTCGGCCTGCGGTGGCGACGACGACGGCCTGGGTGAAACGAATACGGAGACAAGGACCGCGACGCTGGGCAACGACATGAAAAATATCCCGCTCGTCGCGAATCAGCAGACGGAGATCAGTTTCACCTACCTGATCCCCGGGGCGATCACGTCCAAGGGCGATTACACGATCAATTTCACCGAGACGCTCAAGAACGTCTCCCTGAGTTCCGCGCCGATCGCGAAGAATACCAACAGGCTGGAGACGCTCAGGATGCTGGCCGCGGTGCTGATCAAGGACGCCTTTGCGCAGGAGGAGTCGCAGGTCACCGTGTTCGTCTCCTACCCGGACGATCCGGACGTCTGTTCCAGCCCCAATGTATTCGGGCCGTATACCATCCTCGGCGCGATCGGCACCGCGTTGACGAGCAACACCCAGACGGCCGCCCCGACGGATGCCGTGATCAATATCTCGAACCTGGGCAGTGTCGAGGTGTGCGTGGTGACCACGCCGCCCATCAACGCGTTCCTGACGGTGACGGGCGTGGCTGTCGACCTGGAGGACTGTGCCGCGCCGACTGTCACCATCGCCAACACCGACTGGTCCGGGACGTACACCTGCGACAATTTCGGCGCGGGAGACGAAGGGGGCGACGTCGACCTGACGATCACCCGGAACCAGGACGGCAGCTATCACTACACGGACGGATCGGCGGAATACGACGGCCACCTGTGCGGGAACAAATTCAAATTCAGCGGCGGCGTCGCCAGTTCCTACACGGAGAGCGGCACGCTGGTATTCAGCAGCAATACGGCGGCGACGAAGACCTCCACCTGGAACAGCATCCCGCCCGGATTCAGCGGCGGCAACTGTTCCGATACGCTGGAACGCCAGTAGGGAGTCGGTTCCGAAGCGGCGCCTCAGGCAGCATCGTCCCCGGGTTCTACGGCGGGGGCCGTGCGGCCATGCAGGTGCCGGATCGCCTGCACGCTGGCGAAGGTCGAGACGCAGTAGGGCACGAGGAAGGTCAGCCCGATCTTGACCCATTCCGTCAGCGTGACCGACCCGGACAGCAGCTTGTCGCCGTGGTTGATCAGGGCGAGGATGCAGCCGACGAAGGCCGCGACCTTCAGAGCACGCGCGGCGACCGAGCGTTGCAGTGCGATGTCGAACCAGTCGCGCATAATGAATGGGGACAGATTTCGGTGGTATCGGGGACAGATTTAAAATCTGTCCCCGTATTGCCGCAAGGGGACGGATTTGAAATCCGTCCCCATTCCTTTCCTAGAACTTCCAGGCGTAACTGGCCGCGAGCTCCCACTCGTCCATGCGCAGCGTGATGGTCTGGCCGGGGTCGAGCGGATTCGCGCCGCTGACCTCCTTCTCCGGCGCGTACATGGCGGCGAAGCTCCATTCGCCGGCATCGCCGAGACGCCGGGTGAATCCGGCGGTGAGATGCTGCTCCATCACGCCGGGCGCAAGGATGTTGAACAGCACTTCGCTGTCCGGGATCGGCTGGTCGCAGCGGCTGTAGCCGACGCGCCAGGTCCAGTCCTCGTCGCGCACCCACTGGTAGCCGAGTTTGAACACCGTGACGTCTTCCCAGCCGAAGCCGGCACCGCCGTCGTTGCCGAGCTGCGCGGTCTGCAGGTTCGGCAGCATCGGCGCGCCGACCGACTCGATGTCGCTGTACCAGATGCGCTGCACGTCGAGCAGCAGCATCGTGGCCGGGCTGGTCTCCCAGGCCAGGCCGAGAGCCATGGTCGCCGGGATATTGAAGCCGCCCTGCTCGGCGAACAGGCCGCGGTACTGGTCGAACTCGTCCATCCGCATCTCGGTCTGGTAGGCGGCGCCGAGCGTGAGCCCGGTCTGCACCTCGCTGGTGATTCCGATGCGGGCGCCGTAGCCGATCGAGGTGTCGTGGCCGTTGTCGGTCAGATTGTCCGGATCGCTGGAGAAGCCTTGCGCGCCGAAGGCGGCGAGGCCGGTGGCCTCGAAGCGCTGGTAGGCGAGGATCGGGCTGACGCCCCAGGCGGTCGAGTCGTTGAGCCGCTGAGCGTAGCTGACGTTGACGAAGAGCTGCGCGAGGTCGACGCCGGTCCCGGCCTCTCCGCCGAAGAAGCCGCCGAAGTACGTCCCGGCGCCGCCGCCGGCGCTGTCCGGCCAGTCGGTGTTCATGCCGCCGTTCGCATAGACGCTGACCCCGAGTGCACGGTCGTCGTCGAGCATGCGGTTCCAGCCAAAGTGCGGGATCAGGAAATATTCGCTGTCGCTGTCCACCGTTTCCGGCGTCAGGCCGAAGCTGTTCGGTGCACCCGAGGGCGCGCCACTCACGGTATACGAGCGGTGCGGGCTGAACAGCGCCACGCCGGCATCGATCCGGTTGCCGACATTGACCATGCCGGCCGGATTGGCGGCCGCGGCCAGGCTGTCCTGCGCCAGCGCGGTGCCCGCGCCGGCCAGTCCCTTTTCCTTCACGCTGTACGCGTGCGAGAAATAACCGTTGGTGGCCGCGGCGTCGCCCGCGGCGAACAGCGCGGTGAACGCGCCCGCCAGGGCGAGATTCCTGTTCTTGTGCATGTGCATCCCCTCGGTGTGTTGTTATGGTGGCGACCGGCTGCTCTCACGGCGTCCGGGTAAAGGTCCGGAGTATAACCTCTGGCGGCGGCACGGCCCTATCCCCCTCAGGCGGCGCTCCCCGGCCCATTAGTTGACCGGAACTGTAAGGTATTCGGCCGGCGCCTGACGGGTCAGGCGCGGCAGCATCGACTTCGGGCGGTTTCTGCGCCCAGGTTTTAATTGCCAATCCGGGGCGGGGTCTGGGCTGGCGGCTCCGGAGGGTGCGAATCCGATATAATCGGGAGTCCCGGCGGGTCGCGTTTCCGGTCGATCCCCGGGTTCCCAAGTGAAACTGTCGGAGCGGGGATGGATTTGAACGAAGTGTTTCCCAGCGGTTACCTGCACTATCTGGCGGGCGGACTGCTGATCGGCGGCGGGACGGCCCTGTTGTTCATCGGCGCCGGACTGATCGGCGGCATGAGCGGCATTTACTCGTCGGTCTGGTCCTGGTTTTCGCGCGCGCCCCATTTCCAGCAGGAGCGCATCCGGGGCAGCCGCGACTGGCGGCTGGTCTACTCGATCGGGCTGATCCTGGGGGCATTCCTCTGGCTCATTACCGGCGGTACGGCCTGGAGCACGGGCATCGGCGCGTGGCAACTGCTGCTCGGCGGGTTCGTCGCCGGATTCGGCGCGCGGCTCTCGAACGGCTGTACCTCCGGCCATGGCATCTGCGGTGTGGCCGCGCTGCAGCCGCCGTCCCTGCTGGCGGTGATCATCTTCATGGCGACCGCGATCGCGACCGCGAACATTATGCGCGCGATGGGTGGCGCATGAGCGGGGGATGCACAAACCTGAAGTCCTATGGTTGCCTGTTCGTGCTCGCCGGCGGCCTGATGGCGGGTTATGGGCTCAGCCTGTCGGGCATGGTGCGGCCCGAGGTCGTGCTGAGTTTTCTGCGCTTCGAGGATATGGGATTGCTATTGGTGCTGGCCGGGGCCTCCGGGACGGCGTTGCTGGCCTATCAGGTGGCGCCGCGCGTCATGCGCCAGCCGCTGGCCGCCCCGGTCTTCAGCGTATACTCATCGGTACTGAACGGGCGCACGCTCGGCGGCGCGGCCATCTTCGGCGTCGGCTGGGGCATCTGCGGCGTATGCCCGGGGCCCGCGATGGCCGGTCTCGGTGCGGGCGACGGGTCCCTGCTGTTCTCGCTGCTGGGCATGCTGGCGGGCGCCTATGTGCAGGGCCGCTATTTCGGCGAGGTGCCGCTGGAGGCTGCGCGAAACCGGAGTTGAACAGCTGACGGGCGCGGAGGTAAATGGGGACAGATTTACCTGCATGGGGACTACCTGCTGCTTGGGGACAGATTTGAAATCTGTCCCCGTCTGCCCGTGATAAATCTGTCCCGGCATCCCCGCCATGACCCCCCTCCCCATCGACGAAGTCCTTCCCGATCTCCGCGCGGCGCTGGCGCATCACCGCGCGGTGGTGCTGCAGGCGCCGCCGGGTGCGGGCAAGACCACCGGCGTGCCGCCGGCGCTGCTCGACGAGCCCTGGCTCGCGGGCGGGACCATCCTGATGCTGGAGCCGCGCCGGCTCGCGGCGCGCGCGGCGGCGGCGCGCATGGCAAAGCTGCGCGGCGAGGACATCGGCGGCACGGTCGGCTACCACATCCGCTTCGAGAGCCGGACGTCCAGGCGCACGCGCATCAAGGTGGTGACCGAAGGCATCCTCACCCGCCACCTGCAGACCGACCCCGGACTGAAGGACGTCGGGCTCGTAATCTTCGACGAATTCCATGAGCGCCACCTGCACGCGGACCTCGCGCTCGCGCTGTGCCTCGACGCCCAGCGCGGCCTGCGCGAGGACCTGAAGATCCTCGTCATGTCGGCGACGCTGGATGGCGAGGCGGTGTCGCGCCTGCTCGGCGGTGCGCCCATGGTCACCAGCCGCGGGCGCAGTTTCCCGGTGGACCTGCGCTATCTGCCGCGCGATCCGGCCGGACCGCTGCCGTCCGTCGTGGCCGATGCGATCGCGGGCGCGCTGGCGCGCGACGAGGGTGATGTGCTCGCCTTCCTGCCCGGTGCGTGGGAGATCCGCCGCGCGCAGGGACTGCTGGAGCAGCGGCTGAACGGGACCGCGGAGGTGTTTCCGCTCTACGGTGACCTGCCATGGGAGGCGCAGGACCGCGCCATCCAGCCGGCCGTCGGGCG
Encoded proteins:
- a CDS encoding addiction module protein → MAATLKELEQLARALEAEERAKLAEALLESLHSPLSDIEAAWAREIEDRVAAFDRGEMKSYAAEDVFAEARRTSR
- a CDS encoding type II toxin-antitoxin system RelE/ParE family toxin, with product MKHARFVAAARREFLAQVIYYNEEESGLGARFTAAVEEAVIRALAFPLAGSPATRSTRRVFVKDFPFAVVYRPHADGITVFALAHHSRQPGYWKLRVQER
- a CDS encoding MarC family protein, which encodes MALFLSLWIKLFFVLTPFFGLTMFLSMTEGYDEHRRRKLALAVSAAVAMLCLILFFAGRQIFSLFGITLDSFRIGAGVLLMLSGIALVQGRAGAADAAREGDVAVVPLAMPIIVGPATTGTLLVMGAELNTVAAKAVGSLALFAAVLCMAAVLLAGSFFQRLMGVRGIAVLSKLTGLILAALAAQMIMTGIQGFIGVQP
- a CDS encoding alkylphosphonate utilization protein is translated as MSTLPKCPQCSSEYTYEDAGMYICPECAHEWSPQAAAEAVDEKRVVRDAYGNELKDGDSVTVIKDLKVKGSSAVVKVGTKVKNIRLVDGDHDIDCRIDGVGAMGLKSEFVKKA
- a CDS encoding ribulose-bisphosphate carboxylase; translation: MRWIQSKRYANLALKEQDLINEGNHILVAYKMKPKAGHGYLEAAAHFAAESSTGTNVEVSTTDDFTKGVDALVYYIDEQNEDMRIAYPLDLFDRNVTDGRMMMVSFLTLTIGNNQGMGDIEYGRMIDFHVPPRAIQLFDGPSKDISDLWRILGRPIKDGGYISGTIIKPKLGLRPEPFAKAAYEFWLGGDFIKNDEPQGNQVFSPLKKTLPLVYDSLKRAQDKTGEAKLFSLNITADDHYEMCARADFALETFGSDADKLAFLVDGYVGGPGMVTTARRQYPDQYLHYHRAGHGAVTSPSSKRGYTAFVLAKMSRLQGASGIHVGTMGYGKMEGEGDDKIIAYMIERDESRGPVYLQKWYGMKPTTPIISGGMNALRLPGFFQNLGHGNLVNTAGGGSYGHIDSPAAGAISLRQSYECWKAGANPVEYAKEHREFARAFYSFPKDADMLFPGWRDKLAKFK
- a CDS encoding DsrE family protein, whose translation is MKLGVIIETNEPETAWNGVRFCNAALKKGHSVKLFLMSAGVEIENIRGGKYDIVLQLEEFSVNGGKVLACGTCMKSRNQSESDVCPTSTMNDCVEMAEWADKVVTF
- a CDS encoding TerC family protein; translated protein: MIELLSDPNAWIAFITLTALELVLGIDNIIFISILVDKLPEAQRALARRLGLFFAMFTRIGLLFLLAWIVGLTAPLFTALEEEISGRDLILITGGLFLLWKSTMEIHQLLEGEPGHSSSAVRATFTSVIVQIAIIDIVFSLDSIITAVGMVDHVEIMVAAVVASVALMMFFAGPISRVVSAHPTIKVLALAFLFVIGVVLVADGFDHHIPKGYVYFAMAFAVAVEIINLRMRKRAARPVELREPYTRDGE
- a CDS encoding DsrE family protein gives rise to the protein MKLISRWALLLALLAAAAVSPVMAGDTDPLFINLTTDDPHRAEMAISFGKNQFERGHPLTIFLNDKGVHIGSRADAAKFASHQKVLGELIGKGTVVLICPMCMKHYGVDEGDLLPGLKVSNPELSGAALFEDDARTLTW
- the nrtS gene encoding nitrate/nitrite transporter NrtS, coding for MRDWFDIALQRSVAARALKVAAFVGCILALINHGDKLLSGSVTLTEWVKIGLTFLVPYCVSTFASVQAIRHLHGRTAPAVEPGDDAA
- a CDS encoding outer membrane protein transport protein — encoded protein: MHMHKNRNLALAGAFTALFAAGDAAATNGYFSHAYSVKEKGLAGAGTALAQDSLAAAANPAGMVNVGNRIDAGVALFSPHRSYTVSGAPSGAPNSFGLTPETVDSDSEYFLIPHFGWNRMLDDDRALGVSVYANGGMNTDWPDSAGGGAGTYFGGFFGGEAGTGVDLAQLFVNVSYAQRLNDSTAWGVSPILAYQRFEATGLAAFGAQGFSSDPDNLTDNGHDTSIGYGARIGITSEVQTGLTLGAAYQTEMRMDEFDQYRGLFAEQGGFNIPATMALGLAWETSPATMLLLDVQRIWYSDIESVGAPMLPNLQTAQLGNDGGAGFGWEDVTVFKLGYQWVRDEDWTWRVGYSRCDQPIPDSEVLFNILAPGVMEQHLTAGFTRRLGDAGEWSFAAMYAPEKEVSGANPLDPGQTITLRMDEWELAASYAWKF
- a CDS encoding YeeE/YedE family protein — protein: MDLNEVFPSGYLHYLAGGLLIGGGTALLFIGAGLIGGMSGIYSSVWSWFSRAPHFQQERIRGSRDWRLVYSIGLILGAFLWLITGGTAWSTGIGAWQLLLGGFVAGFGARLSNGCTSGHGICGVAALQPPSLLAVIIFMATAIATANIMRAMGGA
- a CDS encoding YeeE/YedE family protein yields the protein MSGGCTNLKSYGCLFVLAGGLMAGYGLSLSGMVRPEVVLSFLRFEDMGLLLVLAGASGTALLAYQVAPRVMRQPLAAPVFSVYSSVLNGRTLGGAAIFGVGWGICGVCPGPAMAGLGAGDGSLLFSLLGMLAGAYVQGRYFGEVPLEAARNRS